The DNA window GGGGGAGTCGTTAAGGGCCACCATAACCCGATTGGGATACTTGACGTAGGCATCGTCTTTCACCAGCAACATCGGACAGGAGGAGAGCTGAAACACGTATTGGCTGACAGAATTTTGCAAAATAGCAATAATGCGATTGCGACCCCGGGATCCCATCACAATCAACGGATCCGGTAGCGACTCCGCCACCTCCAACACCACCACCTTGGGATCCCCTTCCACCAGTTGAGTGCTGATCTTGACGCCGGGCTGAGCTGGGAAGCTTTGTAGGGTTTTGGCCAACAGGTCTTGCCCCTTTTGCCACGCTGTCCGCATGTCTTCCGCTGAGGTTTGGGAAGGTACCGCATGCAGCAACGTTACATTGCACTTGGCAAAGGCTGGTAAGGAGAGCAGGGTGTGGATCATCTGCTCAGTGGTGCCACTGCCATCAATGGCGGCAATCACATTTTCAAATCGAGGCATGAGAGGACTCCTTCCCGTGGACGCGGTGGTTCTCTGATCGAGGGCCAAAATTCACCAAAACTCATCCTAGATCTGCCTCAACAGATCCCTGGGATCCAAGCGGATATCCTGCAACATTTCGTCTAATTCAATAACTTTTCAATAACTTAGCCAGACATAACCGGTGATCCCGCCACCTGCGCTGGTATTCCGTCCACTCACGTAATGAAATCCTCCCAAGCCCAGCGTCCAACCGGGATCCAGTCGCCAGTTGAATTGACCGGAGAGCTTCAGGTTGTCGTAGTCCGGGTCTTGCACGGGGTTGCCCTCAAAGAGGAGGGGAGCGCCATTACCCAGCGTAAAATCTCCATCCAGCGAGAGGATCGTTTGTAGGCTGGGCAGGAGATCCGCACCGACGGTGAGGTTGGCTTTGATGCGGTTGCCAGGGTAACCCAGGTAATCCCGAAAGGTGAGGCAGGAGTCGAAGAAACTGGGCAAGGATCCAACCCGCCCAGAAACCGCCACACCCCCACTTAGGTCATAGCCAAAAACGCCGTATCCCAACGGCAGGGGGGTAGTTTGAGTATCATAACCGGGTGGGATCAAAGCCGTTAACTGGCCTGAAAAGAAGGGATCCCCGTTCCCCCAGGAATAGCGCAAGCCCACTTCCACATCGCGCAACCCCTGATTGCGTTGGGTCACCGTATCCTCACCACTGGCAAAGCGATTTTCCAGAAAAGTGTAGG is part of the Thermostichus vulcanus str. 'Rupite' genome and encodes:
- a CDS encoding universal stress protein encodes the protein MPRFENVIAAIDGSGTTEQMIHTLLSLPAFAKCNVTLLHAVPSQTSAEDMRTAWQKGQDLLAKTLQSFPAQPGVKISTQLVEGDPKVVVLEVAESLPDPLIVMGSRGRNRIIAILQNSVSQYVFQLSSCPMLLVKDDAYVKYPNRVMVALNDSPSAWEALSTAIDLVSGIQGTQIFLARVQLDADNQSSDPVLNRAIDTLKNRHIGYQVFTAVGDPGTEIVRLAEQSNADLLVMGSPDRRPTIARSIPDLDRLLGRSISDYVRVHIGCPVLMVRSSKDTD